The Neomonachus schauinslandi chromosome 11, ASM220157v2, whole genome shotgun sequence genome contains a region encoding:
- the PPP2R1B gene encoding serine/threonine-protein phosphatase 2A 65 kDa regulatory subunit A beta isoform isoform X3 has protein sequence MAGAAGPGTGPGAAGGDGDDSLYPIAVLIDELRNEDVQLRLNSIKKLSTIALALGVERTRTELLPFLTDTIYDEDEVLLALAEQLGNFTGLVGGPDFAHCLLPPLESLATVEETVVRDKAVESLRQISQEHTPVALEAHFVPLVKRLASGDWFTSRTSACGLFSVCYPRASNAVKAEIRQHFRSLCSDDTPMVRRAAASKLGEFAKVLELDSVKSEIVPLFTNLASDEQDSVRLLAVEACVSIAQLLSQEDLEALVMPTLRQAAEDKSWRVRYMVADKFSELQKAVGPKITLNDLIPAFQNLLKDCEAEVRAAAAHKVKELCENLPAEGRETIIMNQILPFIKELVSDTNQHVKSALASVIMGLSTILGKENTIEHLLPLFLAQLKDECPEVRLNIISNLDCVNEVIGIRQLSQSLLPAIVELAEDAKWRVRLAIIEYMPLLAGQLGMEFFDEKLNSLCMAWLVDHVYAIREAATNNLMKLVQKFGTEWAQNTIVPKVLVMANDPNYLHRMTTLFCINVLSEACGQEITTKQMLPIVLKMAGDQVANVRFNVAKSLQKIGPILDTDALQEEVKPVLQKLGQDEDMDVKYFAQEAISVLALA, from the exons ctccgcCTCAACAGTATTAAGAAGTTATCAACAATTGCTCTAGCACTTGGAGTAGAAAGGACGCGAACAGAACTGCTGCCATTCCTTACAG ATACAATTTACGATGAAGATGAGGTACTGTTAGCTCTTGCTGAGCAACTGGGAAATTTCACTGGCCTGGTGGGAGGTCCTGACTTTGCCCACTGTTTGCTG CCTCCTTTGGAAAGTCTGGCGACTGTGGAAGAGACCGTGGTTCGAGACAAGGCTGTGGAGTCCCTGAGGCAGATCTCCCAGGAGCATACTCCCGTTGCTCTGGAAGCTCATTTTGTACCTCTGGTGAAGCGCCTGGCGAGTGGGGACTGGTTCACTTCTCGCACATCTGCGTGTGGTTTGTTCAGCGTTTGCTATCCCAGAGCTTCAAATGCTGTCAAAGCAGAAATTAGACA GCACTTCCGTTCTTTGTGCTCAGATGACACTCCAATGGTACGACGTGCTGCCGCTTCCAAACTGGGCGAATTTGCAAAAGTTTTGGAATTAGACAGTGTGAAAAGTGAAATTGTTCCACTGTTCACTAATCTAGCTTCAGATGAACAG GATTCAGTGCGTCTCCTGGCTGTAGAAGCTTGTGTTAGCATTGCCCAGTTACTGTCTCAGGAGGACCTCGAGGCTTTGGTGATGCCTACACTTCGGCAAGCGGCAGAAGATAAATCCTGGAGGGTTCGCTATATGGTAGCTGACAAGTTTTCAGAG CTCCAGAAAGCTGTGGGTCCTAAAATCACCCTAAATGACCTCATCCCCGCCTTTCAGAACCTACTTAAAGACTGTGAAGCTGAAGTCCGAGCAGCTGCTGCCCACAAAGTAAAAG aacTTTGTGAGAACTTGCCCGCTGAAGGTAGAGAGACCATAATTATGAATCAAATTCTGCCCTTTATAAAG gaattagTATCTGATACAAATCAACACGTCAAATCGGCTCTAGCTTCTGTAATTATGGGATTATCTACCATTTTGGGCAAAGAGAATACCATTGAACATCTTCTACCTCTTTTTTTAGCTCAGTTAAAGGATGAG TGTCCAGAAGTTCGTTTGAATATCATCTCTAACTTGGACTGTGTAAATGAAGTGATTGGGATCCGTcagctctctcagtctctccttcCTGCCATAGTGGAGCTGGCTGAAGATGCCAAGTGGAGGGTCCGGCTGGCCATCATTGAGTATATGCCACTGCTGGCCGGCCAGCTG GGTATGGAGTTCTTTGACGAAAAACTGAATTCTTTATGTATGGCCTGGCTTGTGGACCATG TGTATGCCATCCGGGAAGCTGCCACCAACAACCTCATGAAACTCGTTCAGAAGTTTGGTACAGAGTGGGCCCAAAACACCATCGTTCCCAAAGTGCTGGTAATGGCAAATGATCCGAATTACTTGCACAGAATGACCACTTTATTCTGCATTAAT GTGCTATCTGAAGCCTGTGGTCAGGAAATCACCACTAAGCAGATGCTGCCCATCGTATTGAAAATGGCAGGAGACCAAGTAGCGAATGTCCGTTTCAATGTGGCGAAATCTCTTCAGAAAATTGGACCAATTCTAGATACTGA TGCTCTGCAGGAGGAAGTGAAGCCAGTGCTGCAGAAGTTAGGTCAAGACGAGGACATGGATGTCAAATACTTCGCACAGGAAGCGATAAGTG TGCTTGCGTTGGCATAA